ATTCTTTGATGATAGAGCTCATGATAATATTGATGTCCTTAGGTTCTCTCCCTTCCTTTACTTCCAAATGATCTATTTCTCCTGCACAGCTCCAAGACAGTTCCCTCTCTAAGAGAAAATCAGGTACAGCAGTTgagataataatattttttctcattacattttgttttgaattttcaaTTCAATATTAGAAGGAATGTGCAGTGTTGATGAAAGgagtcaaactgtaaaatattggaagagatttattctgaccCCAATACAAGTGAACATGGCCTGTggcacagccctcaggagatcctgagaacatgtgcccaaggtggttgggccACAGCTTGGATTTATACACTTtagagagacatgagacatcagtcagATACATTTAAGATATACATTGTTTCTATCCAGAAAAGCAGGATAACTTGAAGTAGGGGGCggggggcttccaggttataggtagatttaaaaattttctgattggcaattggttgaaagagttattatcaatagaaaggaatgtctgggttatgataaggggttgtggagaccagtTTTATCATGCAAATGCAGCTTCCAGGTAGtaagcttcagagagaatagattgtacatttgtaaatgtttcttatcagacttaaggtctgtgttgatgttaaatgctggtcagcttttcctgaattccaaaagggaggagggcatAATGAGGCGTGTCTGACCCCTTCTTCCTGTCATGAtctgaaccagtctttcaggttaactttggagtGCCCTGGCCAAGAGGAGGAGTACATTCAGATGATTGAGGGacccttagaattttattttttgtttacagcagttatcttttttttttttggccatagTTTAATGGTCTTTTAATGCTAGTTTTTCTTTACTGTTGGGAAGGGACATATCTAATACTCATTATCACAAACTGAATCACCTGCATTATCATTGCCTAAAAAGATATCTTACCTAAAGACAAGGTCTGATCAGTAGGTTTGTAGCCTACTTTGAGGGACTTTGCTCACTAACCCTGAAACCAGCCCAATTGTCCCACACAAAAGatatttatggatttttaaatgaacacaGAAATTGACACCCTGTCTTAAAAcctgaaacttacatttgtcttaACTGAGTTCCTCAGGAAACTGACTCTTGGGCAAAAGACTGAATGAAGCCCACTAGATTACCAATCCAGACAACAAGATGCCTGgcccctcattcatcatgatgGCTTTCTTACCCTCCATAATTCCTGTTTTCTCACCTTACCAACTCTTCTTCCTTACCCCTCTCTAATTCCtattctccctcccttccactATATATAAAACCTCCCAATTTTAGGCGtttggggagatggatttgagactttaCCTCCCATTTTTCTTGGCTGCAGCATTCagttaaagccttcttccctggcaatgcTCAGTGACTCGGTGATCGATGTTCTGTGCAGCAAGCACCAGGACCTGACTAAACCCTGGGGGTTTCAGTGACAACCTACATGTGAACCCTGAGCTTCATGTAACCTTGGGGCTGCATTTTCCAGTAGGAAAGCGTTTCTAGATATATTGGCTCTGAGACTTTTCCTAGCTTCCTAGGCACTTGGTCTACTTATATTGGAGCCCAGGAACTGCTGTAATCCATGAACTGTAAATGGAAACTTTTTATAAGATGTTCTCAAGTTTTGGTGTTATCTGAGGATGAACACCTCTAAGTTTATctaaaaatttgtattatttcaagaTGGAAGTCCCCTTATTGAGATATTATCAAACACAAAGCTGATTCATTTCAAACATGTTGGAAGGACCTTTAGAATTATTAGAAGTCTGAGGCGTGCTTCTCTTATGATGAAGATGATAGGAACTAAGAAAATGAGATGtggaatgttttatatttttgacaaGAAGATGAGGCAAAGAGGGTGGTCATAAAAAAGATGGTGGTCATAAACAAAGAGGGAGACAGGATTCCtggtacatttttaaagttgttgACATTTGTCTCTGACCTTAGTGGTTTCTACTTTCAGTTTACCACTGACAAGTCCAGAGTTCTACTTCATGCATCTGAGGATATCCTGAGATTTCCTTGTTGAAGAATTACATTGTTTCTTCTCAAGAAAAACTCCTAGTTCATTTACATGTAACAAGTTCTCATAGGAGACCCTAACCATGATGGTTTGCTTTTGCATCTTTATCTTACAAATAACATTTAATCAGAACTTCTGGGATTTAGGGGGAGCCTGTTTTACCAAACTTCTCCAAAATCCTCTCTCAACTTTAATTGTTTTTATCTGCATTAATCTCATTTTGATGTGTTGCATGTTTTACTTTGCATGACCAGTCTTTGGGCAAGTCATTGCCTTTCTTAAGGCTCCCTTCACCTCCTTGTTTCTAATGGTATAAATAAAGGGATTCAGAAGCGGGGTGAGGATAGTATTTAACACAGACACCACCTTATTAATCTTAAAGGAGGAGTGTGCTGTGGGTCTTAGGTACATGAACAGAACAGCCCCATAGAGCAGGGAGACAACAGTCAGGTGCGAGGCACAGGTAGAGAAGGCCTTCTGGCGGCCCGTGGCTGAAGGAATCCGTAGGATTGTGAACAGAATGTAGATATAAGAAATCATATTAAAGAGGAGTGACCCTGGGATCACAAGGACAGTTGCCAGGACACCCAGGAGTTCCAAAATGCTGGTGTCTATGCAGGCGGCTTTCAAAATGGGTCCAACATCACAGTAGAAATGATTGATAACATTATTGCCACAGAACGGCAACTGGATGAGCAGCATCATCTGACAAAAGACAGTGGTGAAGCCCATCACCCAGGAGCTCAGGGCCAGCTGCAGGCAGAGTTTGCTGGTCATGATGGTGGGGTAGCGAAGGGGCTTGCAGATGGCCAGGTAGCGGTCAAAAGACATGATAGTGAGGATCAAGAACTCGGTGGTGcccaggaagaagtggaagaaGGCCTGCAGCAGGCAGCAGGAAATGCAGATTACCGTTCTTGCCACTACAAAGGTTTCTAGCAGTTTGGGGATGACTGTGGTGGTGTACCAGATCTCTAGGAAAGACAAATTACAAAGGAAGAAGTACATTGGAATTTGTAGCCTGGGCACAGCCCGCACAATGGCAATAATAAGCCCATTGCCTGTAAGGGTTAATATGTAGATGAAAAGTATTGCTATAAAGAGAGGTGTTTGTAGGCCTTGGATAACAGGAAAGCCTAGGAGGATGAATTCTGTGATTACCGTCCCATTTCTCATGTCCCTTGATATCCTAGAAAGACAAGCAAGAAAGCTCCTGAGAATCTTAGAGCACAGTTGATTATAGTTGGGACAAAAAATAAGGAGGATTCTGACTATGTCAAGTCCTCCCTCAtccacatataaatacacactgGCCAATCCTTCTTTACTGATGACTTGGCTGGTTCTTTTGTCAGCAAAACCAGCTTCTAATAGATTTTGAATGTATTGATGAATGCAAAGTATTTTTTCACCCTTATACAACTATGAGAATAATCATGTTAAATGTGGTTGCTTGTTGTCAATTATTCATATGACTATTTTAAATGCATAGTGTGTATAAcaacatatgtacatacacatggcTGTGAGTTCATAAGAAATTAATCCCTGCTCTCAGAGTCTGAAAAAGAGTTACTGATTATATTACAGATACATTTAAGGAAGCCATtattgtgtgtgggtgtgagtgtgtttATTGAAATAGCCTCAAATCATTGCTGTTATATTAGTGGTGAGATACAAGTTAGATAACAGAACAGGTGTTTTTCTAAAAATCCACTTCCATATTCTAGTTCAGACTCCTTTGTTAAAGGaatcaaaaataacatttaaaactaaatgaataaaactgTTTAGGAAGTAGAGAGATATATTCAACTCAAATTCAAAATCTCAGAACGAGCTGAGTCAAAGCCTGTTATATGGAAGCACCTAATAAATGTATATGGGATAAAGATCTGCAGACTCTAATCTTCAAAAGTGAAAGGTTAGCAAATGCTAAGGATAACAACATGGGAACTCTGAAAAGTACATTTTTGTCAAAACTTTTTTTGTGactaaatatctttttatacAAAGTAAAGTATTTCTATTTGTATATGTAAATTCATAGGCTGAGAACATCCTTTCTGTTCTACTAAAATTCAGCAGAAAATAGTAAAACTACTTCCTTTCTTATTGAGGCTAGTCTTCCATATGGGTTTCCTTTGAAATGGGTAAGATAAATTACCGTGAAATGAATTTCACAATTT
The sequence above is a segment of the Theropithecus gelada isolate Dixy chromosome 14, Tgel_1.0, whole genome shotgun sequence genome. Coding sequences within it:
- the LOC112607342 gene encoding olfactory receptor 6X1, translating into MRNGTVITEFILLGFPVIQGLQTPLFIAILFIYILTLTGNGLIIAIVRAVPRLQIPMYFFLCNLSFLEIWYTTTVIPKLLETFVVARTVICISCCLLQAFFHFFLGTTEFLILTIMSFDRYLAICKPLRYPTIMTSKLCLQLALSSWVMGFTTVFCQMMLLIQLPFCGNNVINHFYCDVGPILKAACIDTSILELLGVLATVLVIPGSLLFNMISYIYILFTILRIPSATGRQKAFSTCASHLTVVSLLYGAVLFMYLRPTAHSSFKINKVVSVLNTILTPLLNPFIYTIRNKEVKGALRKAMTCPKTGHAK